Proteins encoded together in one Lathyrus oleraceus cultivar Zhongwan6 chromosome 5, CAAS_Psat_ZW6_1.0, whole genome shotgun sequence window:
- the LOC127081083 gene encoding secreted RxLR effector protein 161-like, translating to MIGSLLYLTASRPDILINVCRCARFQSDLRESHLTTVKRILRYVKGTPNLGLMYKKTSEYRLSGYYDADYAGDRLERKRTSRNYQFLGGNLISWAGKRQSTITLSTAEAKYISASLCCTQMLWIKNQLEDFQIYESNIPTFCDNTIAICLSKNPILNSRENHIEIKHHFIRDYV from the coding sequence ATGATTGGCTCTCTCCTTTATCTGACTGCTTCTCGTCCTGATATATTAATCAACGTATGTCGGTGTGCTAGATTTCAGTCAGATCTAAGGGAATCTCATTTAACCACTGTTAAGAGAATCCTTAGATATGTGAAAGGAACACCTAATCTTGGcttgatgtataagaaaacatcagagtacaGGCTTTCTGGGTATTATGATGCAGATTATGCTGGAGATAGGTTAGAACGCAAACGCACATCTAGGAACTATCAGTTTCTAggaggaaacctcatctcatgggcaggcaaaagacaatcaaccattaCACTATCAACTGCAGAAGCTAAATATATCTCAGCTTCACTTTGCTGCACTCAGATGCTTTGGATAAAGAATCAGCTTGAGGACTTTCAGATctatgagagtaacattcctaccttttgtgataatactaTTGCTATTTGCTTAAGTAAGAATCCAATTTTAAATTCTAGAGAGAATcacatagaaattaaacaccACTTTATTAGAGATTATGTTTAG